Below is a window of Halarcobacter anaerophilus DNA.
TGACAGAACTCTTTTATCTCTTCATTTGTTCCAGGCTCTTGGTTTGCAAATTGATTAGAAGGAAAACCCAAAACCATAAAATTTTTATCTTTGTATTTATCAAATAGTTTCTCCAATCCCTCATATTGTTTTGTAAATCCACATTTGCTGGCAACATTTACTATTAGAAGAACTTTACCTTTGTATTTTGATAAAGAGACTTCATTTCCATCAATATCTTTAACGCTAAAATCATAAATACTCATCGAATAATCCTTTGCATAGATAGTTGTAATCAATAAAACGAAAACTAACAAAACTTTTTTTAATACCATATTTTAATCCTTTTATATTATTGTATTATAAAAACTTTTATTTGTGTATAGAGTTTTATTTATTTTATAATCCTAAGTCACCTTTATATTTTATAGGAAATTCATCTGAGTTTAGTTGAAGTTCATATCCTTTTTTTATGATTTCATTTGGGATTTTCCAATCTTTTTTTAATAAATTCATAACTGATCGGTAACTAAACTTATTTCCTATTAAAGCTATAGCATAAGCAGAAGCTTTGATATCATTATGTAAATCTTCATGGTAAAAAAGAGCTATATTATTAAAAGCTGTATAATTTTTTTCTTTTACTGCTTTTAAATACCATTGTTCTGCTTCTTTATAATCTTTTAATTTCTCATTATAGACAAACCCTAAGTTATTCATTGCATTTACATAACCTTTATTTGCAGATAATTTATAATATTCTATTGCTTTATCATATTTTTGTGTATCTTCATATATAGTCCCAAGCATAAATAATGCTTCTTTATTGCTTTTTTGTATGATTGAGTTATTACACCATTTGATAGCTTTATCATATTGTTTCATCTCTTGAAGTACATAACACGCATAAGCAGAATTATCTGCTGTTGGTTTCATTGAGTTTGAGTATTCAAACCACTCTAAAGCTTTTTGATAATCTTGTAGTTTATTTGCATAAGCATAACCTATTTGGGTTGCTGGGATTGGGTCATATTTAGCTTTGTGCCATAGACTGAGTTTAAAATATTTATTTATATGATTTTCTTCAACTTTTGGCATAGGTAAAGTAAATTTATATTGTACTTCTTGCGTTTGGGTTTTTTGTGAGCCTTTATCCTCACAAGCGCTAAAACTAATAATAAATATAAATAATAGTATTTTAGTTAATATTTGTATCATTTCATTTTTCCTTCTATAAATTGTTTATCTTCAGGGGTAAAGCTAATTTGCTCTATATCATTTATTCTCATAATATAGTTTTCACTTACTCCTCTATCTATGTCTATTTTATATTTAGCATTGACTAATGAACTTAAAACTATCACATACATTTTAAAATTTGCACTATGAGCAGATTGTCCAAATTGTCTATTTTGATAATAAGGGGCTTCATTAGGGAAAAGGTTGAAAATAGAGTGACTATCTCCGCCTTCTAAAGAAGTGACACTAATATCCAAGTATTCACTTCCTTGATATGGAGAATAAAAGAATTGAAATTTTTCATCATCAGATAAATTTTGGGGAATCCCTACAGCATGTTCTACATTAAACCCTCTTTCAATCCCTGCAATAACTGTTCTTCTATTTGTTATTTTATAATCTACTTTTTGTAAAGTGATTCCATAAATAGCAGTTTTAAAAAAACTTATCTCATTTTCTAAAGCTGTATCGAAAAATATTTCATTGGTTTTATAGTTTTGACCTATGAAATTTACAAGAGTTTTTGGAGATTTAAATCCTTGGGATTCTATAGCTTTTAGTTTAGCATTGTGATTGGTTGCCTCTAAAAGATAATATGCTTTGTAATCATTATGATCACTATAATGTTCTATTATCGAATGTATTAAAAAAGCTCCTGGAGAGGTATATTTATACCAGTCATTTGACATAGTCTTATAAAACAATGATTTATACAAATACTTCTCAATATCACTATCAATAACGATATGTCCAAAGAAATACCAAAGTAATTCTAAGATAATAAGTAATATAAAACCAATAATAGTTGCACTTAATAGCAAAGAAACACTTAGCATGGTTTTCATAGCAGAAACAACACTCGCATCATAATCTTCATCACTAAAATAGGATAATGTATTATAAGTTCCTGAGATAATGACCAAAGGAATACCTACAGCATTAATCATTTTTGAGCTACTTTTTACTATGGATTGGAATTTGTTATGTTGTAGAATCTTTTGCATAATCGATTCTACTGCATTACCTTGTTTATTTTTAAATTGAGTTATAAGAGTATCTACTGAAATTTTGACAATATTCACTACATCTCCTACTGCTCCCATGCTATTACCAAAGTTTTTATCTTTTCTATAAATAAAATATCCCAATCCTACCATAGACATTAGCATACTAGCACTTTGCATTTGTACTTTGGCTGTAGTTAGGTTTTTAATTGTTTGGTCTAGCTTGTCTAAATCAATATGTG
It encodes the following:
- a CDS encoding tetratricopeptide repeat protein; translation: MIQILTKILLFIFIISFSACEDKGSQKTQTQEVQYKFTLPMPKVEENHINKYFKLSLWHKAKYDPIPATQIGYAYANKLQDYQKALEWFEYSNSMKPTADNSAYACYVLQEMKQYDKAIKWCNNSIIQKSNKEALFMLGTIYEDTQKYDKAIEYYKLSANKGYVNAMNNLGFVYNEKLKDYKEAEQWYLKAVKEKNYTAFNNIALFYHEDLHNDIKASAYAIALIGNKFSYRSVMNLLKKDWKIPNEIIKKGYELQLNSDEFPIKYKGDLGL
- a CDS encoding glutathione peroxidase; amino-acid sequence: MSIYDFSVKDIDGNEVSLSKYKGKVLLIVNVASKCGFTKQYEGLEKLFDKYKDKNFMVLGFPSNQFANQEPGTNEEIKEFCQLTFGVKFDMFAKIDVNGQNADPLYKYLKSEASGALGIDAIKWNFTKFLVDKKGNILKRYGSITKPEEIEEEIKSLL